One Pygocentrus nattereri isolate fPygNat1 chromosome 12, fPygNat1.pri, whole genome shotgun sequence DNA window includes the following coding sequences:
- the LOC108434717 gene encoding inactive all-trans-retinol 13,14-reductase-like: MADGDTYCYVKSSGACYPKGGAREIPYHIIRVIENGGKVLVKAPVSQILVNNNGAAYGVTVQRGSEQINIKAPVVISSVGVFTTFQELLPYEIQVKSEVKERLSPFKIGKISFQVFAGFNAAQEELGITSTNTLLFKSNDLDDLLEEYFSLNKDKAPVNVPMMFVSFPSAKDPTSKDRFPGKSCMEIHTIVRYEWFAQWKELPVETLADHENYKMRFANYLFDWACSYFPKLRAKLAVLHAVSLVNMHGLGAKDGSMMSAEHNLERYHPLNMAKSRCSIPVKNLYLSGQDVFSAGYSGVLHGGLICASTVLGHVVYIDLFLLA, translated from the exons ATGGCAGATG GAGACACTTATTGTTATGTGAAGTCAAG tggtgcatGCTACCCTAAAGGGGGTGCGAGAGAAATCCCATACCACATCATTCGAGTCATCGAAAATGGTGGAAAAGTACTGGTCAAAGCCCCAGTCTCTCAGATTTTGGTTAATAACAATGGTGCTGCTTATG GTGTGACTGTGCAGAGGGGTAGTGAGCAGATTAACATTAAAGCTCCTGTAGTCATTTCAAGTGTTGGTGTATTCACCACTTTTCAGGAGCTTCTGCCTTATGAGATCCAAGTCAAGTCAG AGGTGAAAGAACGCCTGAGTCCCTTCAAAATTGGTAAAATATCCTTCCAGGTGTTTGCAGGCTTCAATGCTGCCCAGGAAGAGTTGGGCATTACATCAACAAACACGTTGCTCTTCAAGAGCAATGATCTCGATGACCT GTTGGAGGAGTACTTCAGTTTGAATAAAGATAAAGCGCCTGTGAATGTTCCTATGATGTTTGTCTCCTTTCCTTCTGCTAAAGACCCCACCTCAAAGGACCGCTTTCCAG GCAAATCATGTATGGAGATTCATACCATTGTGAGATATGAGTGGTTTGCACAATGGAAGGAGCTGCCTGTGGAGACCCTAGCTGATCATGAGAATTACAAGATGAGATTTGCCAATTATCTTTTTGACTGGGCCTGTAGCTACTTCCCCAAGCTGAGAGCGaag TTGGCAGTGCTACATGCTGTCAGTCTAGTCAATATGCATGGGCTGGGAGCCAAAGATGGATCCATGATGTCTGCTGAGCACAACCTGGAGCGATACCACCCTTTGAACATGGCCAAAAGCAGGTGCTCTATACCCGTAAAGAATCTATACCTGTCAG gTCAGGACGTGTTCAGCGCTGGTTATTCTGGAGTGTTGCATGGTGGACTCATTTGTGCCTCTACTGTTCTGGGACATGTGGTCTACATTGACCTTTTCCTCCTGGCTTGA
- the LOC108434721 gene encoding inactive all-trans-retinol 13,14-reductase-like, which yields MRWLLLIFEWLVDWARGTYWYLVGKRSSLCNECFSPPGQQEFDQQARDRVLAQEFSADKVASGLDVVVIGSGIGGLTAAAVLAKLGKKVLVLEQHDKAGGLCQSFTVKGFQFDSAFHYIGQLHENSLLRIALDQITDGQLQIAELDPHMDTVVIGKGDGCREYTIYAGKRQMEAHLKKQFPNDTRAIEEFFKIMKICSRKIHLLCDLKLVPLWFARFILWSGIADWISPIFKYSRTSTLEMISSLTDNKDLLTVLAHVSHGVPPRDSSGMVTALFLHHSKRGSFYPKGGASEIPYHIIPVIQKNGGKVLVKAPVSQILVDTSGCAYGVTVKTVNTEVEIRAPVIISSAGLLATFHNLLPPEIKSKPEVMDHLDGVKPGRGYFQVFAGFNATQEELGITSTTYHLYKSNNMDTALEEYFSLDEKDAPDNIPMMYMSFPSAKDPTSKSLFPGQSCMMIHTIVNTQWFGKWKGIPEEDGEDFNKFKMRFANHMFDWACVHFPKLREKLVMLHAVSPINKHAGATLSVEHNLERFNPLTIAKIRSTTPIKNLYLSGQDVFSTGFCGALHGGLLCASTVLGHVVYIDLLLLQKRLKQNADKKLD from the exons ATGAGGTGGCTGCTGCTGATTTTCGAGTGGTTGGTGGACTGGGCCCGTGGGACTTACTGGTATCTGGTGGGAAAGAGAAGTTCTCTGTGTAATGAGTGCTTCAGTCCTCCAGGCCAGCAGGAGTTTGACCAGCAGGCGAGAGACAGAGTATTGGCACAAG agTTCAGTGCGGACAAAGTAGCTTCTGGCCTGGATGTGGTTGTGATTGGTAGTGGTATTGGTGGACTGACTGCTGCTGCAGTGCTGGCCAAACTTGGCAAGAAGGTTCTTGTTCTTGAACAGCATGATAAGGCTGGTGGCTTGTGTCAGTCCTTCACTGTGAAAGGCTTCCAGTTTGACTCTG CTTTCCACTACATTGGTCAACTTCATGAGAACAGTCTGCTCAGAATTGCTTTGGATCAAATTACTGATGGGCAGCTACAGATTGCTGAACTGGACCCTCATATGGACACTGTAGTCATTGGAAAGGGAGATGGATGCAGGGAATACACTATCTATGCAGGCAAGCGACAGATGGAGGCTCACCTTAAGAAGCAGTTCCCTAATGACACTCGCGCAATTGAGGAGTTTTTTAAAATCATGAAG ATCTGCTCCAGAAAGATCCATCTCTTGTGTGACCTGAAGTTGGTTCCACTCTGGTTTGCTCGCTTCATTCTGTGGAGTGGAATTGCTGACTGGATCTCTCCAATCTTCAAGTACTCTCGCACCAGCACCTTAGAAATGATCAGTTCCCTCACTGACAATAAGGACCTCCTCACTGTCCTTGCCCATGTCTCTCATG GTGTTCCACCCAGAGACTCCAGTGGCATGGTTACTGCTCTATTCCTGCATCACTCCAAGCGTGGATCATTCTATCCTAAGGGTGGTGCCAGTGAGATCCCTTACCACATCATTCCAGTCATTCAGAAAAATGGAGGCAAAGTCCTGGTCAAGGCCCCAGTATCTCAAATCTTGGTTGACACAAGTGGATGTGCTTATG GTGTTACTGTGAAAACTGTTAACACAGAAGTTGAAATTCGAGCTCCGGTAATCATATCAAGTGCTGGTTTGCTTGCTACATTCCATAACCTTCTACCACCAGAGATCAAATCTAAGCCAG AGGTTATGGATCATCTTGATGGTGTTAAACCAGGCAGAGGGTACTTCCAGGTGTTTGCAGGTTTTAATGCCACTCAGGAGGAGCTGGGAATTACATCAACCACCTACCATCTCTACAAGAGCAACAACATGGATACAGC GCTGGAAGAGTACTTCAGCCTGGATGAGAAGGATGCACCTGACAATATTCCCATGATGTACATGTCATTCCCCTCTGCCAAAGACCCCACTTCAAAGAGCCTATTCCCAG GGCAATCTTGCATGATGATTCATACCATTGTAAACACCCAGTGGTTTGGAAAGTGGAAGGGAATTCCAGAGGAAGATGGAGAAGACTTCAATAAATTCAAGATGAGATTTGCTAATCATATGTTTGACTGGGCCTGTGTCCACTTCCCCAAGTTGAGAGAGAAG CTGGTAATGCTACATGCAGTCAGTCCCATCAACAAGCATGCAGGAGCTACACTGTCTGTTGAACACAATCTGGAGAGATTTAATCCTTTGACCATTGCTAAAATCAGGAGCACCACACCCATCAAGAACCTTTACCTATCAG GTCAGGATGTGTTCAGCACTGGATTTTGTGGAGCATTGCATGGTGGACTCCTTTGTGCCTCCACTGTTTTGGGACATGTGGTCTACATTGACCTTCTCCTCCTTCAAAAGAGACTGAAGCAGAATGCAGACAAGAAACTGGACTAG
- the LOC108434722 gene encoding uncharacterized protein CXorf38 homolog, translating into MVHEELFARLNEVGYKNWLKAGYCLLKVRDGLCGFADNEMRSFHNTVVRNNTVLRRGQQCRSNCRPRGNQFQSACPVCSEWQREILRHHTKPSSMINWGNCRTWLWPTEHWELAKAFMPRGLADANRAEHCDAAALLNLLHFCDHFSFINQGLVTEVIRCRNELMHSCEMQVSDQWMGRFQKSLWQLLIQLQHVPEVAAAGQQIQEMLSVNLSVHVPGVDSVDGHEIEGVAIESVSQWETELLRESLKDLLNNDLVPVDLKKVQAFHRFLSGHKDLEEQFKTELQSMQVLEEKLQLSLNSKES; encoded by the exons ATGGTTCACGAAGAGTTATTTGCACGTCTGAACGAAGTCGGGTACAAGAACTGGCTCAAAGCCGGTTACTGTCTTCTGAAAGTGAGGGACGGCTTGTGTGGATTTGCGGACAATGAAATGAGGTCTTTTCACAACACTGTGGTCAGGAACAACACGGTTTTAAGGAGAGGACAGCAGTGCAGAAGCAACTGCAGACCAAGAGGAAACCAG TTTCAGTCAGCTTGTCCTGTCTGTAGTGAGTGGCAGAGGGAAATACTGAGGCACCACACAAAGCCATCCAGCATGATTAACTGGGGAAACTGCAGAACCTGGCTGTGGCCCACTGAACATTGGGAACTGGCAAAG gCTTTCATGCCGCGAGGACTAGCAGACGCAAACAGAGCTGAGCACTGTGATGCTGCAGCGCTACTCAATCTCCTCCACTTCTGTGACCATTTCAGCTTCATCAACCAGGGCCTTGTTACAGAG GTGATTCGTTGCAGGAATGAGCTCATGCACTCATGTGAGATGCAGGTCTCAGATCAATGGATGGGCCGCTTTCAGAAGAGTTTATGGCAGCTGCTAATACAACTACAGCATGTACCTGAAGTGGCTGCAGCAGGTCAACAGATCCAAGAG ATGCTGTCAGTTAATCTATCAGTGCATGTCCCTGGGGTGGACAGTGTGGATGGACATGAAATTGAAGGAGTAGCAATTGAGTCAGTCAGCCAGTGGGAGACAGAACTGCTCAGGGAAAGTCTAAAGGACTTGTTAAATAATGATCTCGTACCTGTG GATCTAAAGAAAGTGCAGGCCTTTCACAGATTTTTGAGTGGACATAAGGACCTTGAAGAGCagtttaagactgaacttcagagcaTGCAGGTATTGGAGGAAAAACTGCAGCTAAGCCTAAATAGTAAGGAAAGTTGA
- the LOC108434738 gene encoding protocadherin-8-like — protein MELRKMLVSLSLVVVFGAWAATATTTKYYTYEEDAPGTFIGNLSMDLNIDPSEDPHTSFRFMQEGNSSLIRMRKSDGVLTVAERIDRESLCQRSPQCVIASDVVVFSKEKFNLIHIEIHVRDINDHAPRFPHDETQLEISEDAAVGARFPLEVASDLDVGSNYIQSYQLLHNSHFGIEVRSGDDGEKVAQLVLVKELDRELEDAYMLLVSASDGGSPPKSGSTMVHVKVLDANDNSPQFEQDTLKVELPEDAPVGFLLVKVQAFDPDHGMNGEVRYDFAEDVPEDIRSTFDVDPITGVVILKSVVDFEERKSYELNLKAYDLGENSVPSSCVVVVDVVDVNDNAPEIKIKQMTSPNEEMAYITEAAAVESFVALISTTDRDSGANGYVRVSLHGHDHFRLQQAYGETFMIVTTSALDREKIPEYNLTIVAEDLGSPPFKTFMQYTIRVSDENDNPPQFSKPVYEISAMENKAPGSYIASLVARDPDEGANSKVKYELIEKEVEGVLLSSFLSVDSASGTLYAVRSLDYEYVKQIEVVIQATDGGSPPLSSTALVKVRVVDENDNAPFITHPILINGSADVLLPYNAPAGYVALRVKARDMDDGMNAELFYSITEDKQMLFSMNKNSGEVALKHSLMLEYGDVLEVKVEVSDHGRTPLSCTATVRFVVSDVEPLEERIVVVLEASEEKNEPDFDASLIIIVLLGVGCAVLLVAIVAVALSRRNISRGGTISKMERASTGYFKKSPLPTHSIDSSDSNSFSGGSTTITEQISTSRDDSSYSYEEEPSRDSDNKVFRPLFNKASFEPVAIWQGDRYTLQMSGIGSTDQTSVKDSGKGDSDFNDSDSDTSGEASRKMTIVSHQRANSSFHPGPKDGAYRTREIPTHATSTHLRNGGYTIAYRTPAYGHHQAAMHQAPSWRDYSYNPVFPQASEHPPGSVCQRMGTLPSPLYYYQHNVQAQVNRQATSTTELKTDMIATPVTSF, from the exons ATGGAGCTCAGAAAGATGTTAGTAAGTCTGAGCTTAGTTGTGGTTTTTGGTGCTTGGGCGGCGACAGCAACAACCACAAAGTATTACACCTACGAGGAGGACGCGCCAGGCACTTTCATTGGGAACCTGTCAATGGATCTGAACATCGACCCGTCCGAGGACCCGCACACGAGCTTCCGCTTCATGCAGGAGGGCAACTCGTCGCTCATCCGCATGCGCAAGAGCGACGGGGTCCTCACGGTGGCCGAGCGCATCGACCGCGAGAGCCTGTGCCAGCGCTCCCCGCAGTGCGTCATCGCCTCGGACGTGGTGGTGTTCTCCAAGGAGAAGTTCAACCTGATCCACATCGAGATCCACGTGAGGGACATCAACGACCACGCTCCTCGCTTCCCACATGACGAGACGCAGCTCGAGATCTCCGAGGATGCGGCCGTGGGCGCGCGCTTTCCCTTAGAGGTCGCCAGCGACCTGGACGTGGGCAGCAACTACATCCAAAGTTACCAGCTCCTTCACAACAGTCACTTTGGCATCGAGGTGAGAAGTGGAGACGATGGTGAGAAGGTCGCTCAGCTTGTGCTGGTGAAAGAGCTGGACAGGGAGCTGGAAGATGCATACATGCTGCTGGTCAGTGCAAGTGATGGTGGGAGCCCACCAAAGTCTGGGTCGACGATGGTGCATGTCAAAGTTTTGGACGCCAATGACAACAGCCCCCAGTTTGAGCAAGACACTCTTAAAGTTGAGCTCCCTGAAGACGCACCAGTGGGGTTTCTCTTGGTGAAAGTGCAGGCGTTCGACCCCGACCACGGCATGAACGGTGAGGTGCGCTACGACTTTGCTGAGGACGTGCCCGAGGACATCAGAAGCACTTTTGATGTTGATCCTATCACCGGAGTAGTGATCCTGAAGTCCGTGGTGGATTTTGAGGAGCGAAAGTCGTACGAGCTGAACTTAAAGGCGTACGATTTGGGAGAGAACTCTGTTCCGTCGTCTTGTGTCGTCGTAGTGGACGTCGTTGATGTGAACGACAACGCTCCAGAAATTAAGATCAAGCAGATGACATCACCAAACGAAGAGATGGCCTACATCACTGAAGCTGCAGCGGTGGAGAGCTTCGTGGCGCTCATCAGCACCACCGACAGAGACTCGGGTGCCAACGGGTATGTACGTGTAAGTCTGCATGGCCATGATCACTTCAGACTTCAGCAGGCATACGGCGAGACGTTCATGATCGTCACGACCTCAGCTTTGGACAGAGAGAAGATCCCTGAATATAACCTCACTATAGTAGCTGAAGACCTGGGTTCTCcaccatttaaaacatttatgcaGTACACCATCAGAGTTAGCGATGAGAATGACAACCCCCCGCAGTTCAGCAAGCCTGTGTATGAGATTTCAGCGATGGAAAACAAAGCACCAGGGTCCTACATCGCTTCCTTAGTAGCTCGTGATCCTGACGAGGGAGCCAACAGCAAAGTCAAGTATGAGCTTATTGAAAAGGAAGTTGAAGGAGTCCTGCTCAGTTCTTTTCTCTCAGTGGACTCAGCTTCGGGAACTCTCTATGCAGTAAGATCTCTTGACTATGAGTATGTAAAGCAGATTGAGGTTGTCATTCAAGCAACAGATGGGGGCTCTCCTCCATTGTCGAGCACAGCTCTGGTCAAGGTCAGGGTAGTGGATGAGAATGACAATGCTCCTTTTATCACTCATCCCATTCTCATCAATGGCTCAGCAGATGTGCTCCTACCTTACAATGCGCCGGCTGGTTATGTCGCCCTGAGGGTCAAAGCACGTGACATGGACGACGGTATGAACGCCGAGCTGTTTTACAGCATAACGGAGGACAAGCAAATGCTGTTTTCCATGAACAAAAACTCTGGTGAGGTTGCTCTGAAGCACAGCCTGATGCTTGAATATGGGGATGTGCTGGAAGTAAAAGTGGAAGTGAGCGACCATGGCCGGACACCTCTGTCTTGCACAGCCACCGTCCGTTTTGTGGTTTCAGATGTGGAGCCCTTGGAGGAGCGAATAGTAGTGGTCCTCGAGGCCAGTGAAGAAAAGAATGAACCCGACTTTGATGCCTCCCTCATCATTATTGTGCTTCTAGGGGTTGGATGTGCCGTGTTGTTGGTTGCCATTGTGGCAGTGGCCTTGTCGCGCAGGAACATTTCAAGAGGAGGCACCATCAGCAAAATGGAGCGGGCTTCTACAGGATACTTCAAAAAGAGTCCACTGCCAACACATAGCATCGACTCATCTGACTCGAACAGCTTCTCTGGAGGCAGCACCACTATCACAGAGCAAATTTCCACCTCAAGGGATGACTCATCTTATTCTTATGAAGAGGAACCCAGCAGAGACTCTGACAATAAG GTGTTTCGACCTCTCTTCAATAAAGCCAGCTTTGAGCCCGTTGCCATTTGGCAAGGAGACCGATACACTCTTCAAATGAG TGGGATCGGGTCTACTGACCAAACGAGCGTGAAGGACAGCGGGAAAGGAGACAGTGACTTCAACGACAGCGACTCTGACACCAGTGGAGAAGCCAGCCGAAAAATGACCATCGTCAGCCACCAGCGGGCTAACA GTTCATTCCACCCTGGACCTAAGGATGGAGCCTACAGAACCAGAGAGATCCCAACACACGCTACCAGCACTCATTTGCGCAATGGTGGGTACACTATAGCCTATCGGACACCAGCCTATGGACATCATCAAGCTGCCATGCACCAAGCTCCTTCCTGGAGGGACTACAGTTACAACCCAGTCTTTCCACAAGCCTCTGAACACCCACCAGGGTCAGTGTGTCAAAGGATGGGGACACTCCCTTCTCCTTTATATTATTACCAGCATAATGTGCAAGCTCAGGTCAACAGGCAAGCCACATCTACCACAGAACTGAAGACAGACATGATTGCCACACCTGTAACTTCCTTTTGA